A stretch of Prunus dulcis chromosome 6, ALMONDv2, whole genome shotgun sequence DNA encodes these proteins:
- the LOC117631172 gene encoding uncharacterized protein LOC117631172 isoform X1, giving the protein MARKRAKKTVKQVALSPGTDFNVAEEKEPQNAKQEAQFTDPDVERQISAIRAIRDVETEHLLTNLRLLRSYFNKEQQRTPLLQYFKENFQNLLNVRNGENGQMEVQWIDKDGNVSMNDGMDLHETLLRRLSIAYSGCSAAIPSLGGFEFSSKADKTSLLGVDNPQISDFGLEEPFDSLMLGKQDTLQTPGVSSQRLSIGMTPKTRRLPKPGEMLLSVHGSPLGVYKEDNMEAIHESEEG; this is encoded by the exons ATGGCAAGAAAAAGAGCTAAGAAAACTGTAAAACAAGTTGCCTTGTCACCAGGGACCGATTTCAATGTTGCAGAGGAAAAGGAGCCCCAGAATGCGAAACAAGAAGCTCAATTCACAGACCCAGATG TTGAGCGGCAAATTTCTGCCATTAGGGCTATTCGTGATGTTGAGACTGAACATCTCCTGACTAATTTGCGTTTGCTTCGCTCCTACTTCAACAAGGAACAGCAGCGAACCCCTCTATTGCAATATTTTAAAGAGAACTTTCAAAACCTGTTGAATGTAAGAAATGGAGAAAATGGACAAATGGAAGTGCAATGGATTGATAAAGATGGCAATGTATCCATGAATGATGGAATGGATTTACATGAGACTCTTCTTCGCCGGTTGTCCATTGCTTATTCTGGTTGTTCAGCAGCAATTCCATCTCTTGGTGGCTTTGAGTTTTCTAGTAAAGCAG ATAAAACAAGCCTTCTGGGTGTTGATAATCCGCAGATCAGCGACTTT GGTTTAGAGGAGCCATTTGATAGTCTGATGCTAGGGAAGCAAGATACTCTCCAAACTCCTGGG GTGAGTAGCCAGAGGCTGTCTATTGGGATGACACCCAAGACGCGAAGGCTCCCAAAGCCTGGGGAGATGCTCTTATCTGTCCATGGCTCACCCCTTGGTGTTTACAAGGAAGACAACATGGAAGCCATACATG AGTCGGAAGAGGGATGA
- the LOC117631172 gene encoding uncharacterized protein LOC117631172 isoform X2: MARKRAKKTVKQVALSPGTDFNVAEEKEPQNAKQEAQFTDPDVERQISAIRAIRDVETEHLLTNLRLLRSYFNKEQQRTPLLQYFKENFQNLLNVRNGENGQMEVQWIDKDGNVSMNDGMDLHETLLRRLSIAYSGCSAAIPSLGGFEFSSKADKTSLLGVDNPQISDFGLEEPFDSLMLGKQDTLQTPGVCSFLIDLSYLGE; the protein is encoded by the exons ATGGCAAGAAAAAGAGCTAAGAAAACTGTAAAACAAGTTGCCTTGTCACCAGGGACCGATTTCAATGTTGCAGAGGAAAAGGAGCCCCAGAATGCGAAACAAGAAGCTCAATTCACAGACCCAGATG TTGAGCGGCAAATTTCTGCCATTAGGGCTATTCGTGATGTTGAGACTGAACATCTCCTGACTAATTTGCGTTTGCTTCGCTCCTACTTCAACAAGGAACAGCAGCGAACCCCTCTATTGCAATATTTTAAAGAGAACTTTCAAAACCTGTTGAATGTAAGAAATGGAGAAAATGGACAAATGGAAGTGCAATGGATTGATAAAGATGGCAATGTATCCATGAATGATGGAATGGATTTACATGAGACTCTTCTTCGCCGGTTGTCCATTGCTTATTCTGGTTGTTCAGCAGCAATTCCATCTCTTGGTGGCTTTGAGTTTTCTAGTAAAGCAG ATAAAACAAGCCTTCTGGGTGTTGATAATCCGCAGATCAGCGACTTT GGTTTAGAGGAGCCATTTGATAGTCTGATGCTAGGGAAGCAAGATACTCTCCAAACTCCTGGGGTTTGTAGCTTCTTGATTGATTTATCATATTTAG GTGAGTAG
- the LOC117631316 gene encoding glutathione hydrolase 1-like isoform X1, producing the protein MVVTMQYPLLLLLLVTIILWLPPTSSLDATNSSTKKRREVISGRHAAVATDDGRCSRIGMHVLREGGHAVDASVAAALCLGVVSPASSGIGGGAFMLIRLARGEAQAFDMRETAPLLASENMYSSNTTLKGKGALSIAIPGELAGLHKAWKQYGRLPWKRLVSPAERLARLGFKISPYLNMQMHRTESGILADEGLRHVFTLNGSLLKTGETCRNWKLAQTLRDISNFGPRAFYNGSIGSKLVRDIHKVGGTLTMKDLQNYRVKLRKPISTDTHGFKILAMPPPSGGPPMILMLNILSQYGNVSGVSDPLWVHREIESLKHVFAVRMNLGDPEFVNVTNVLADMLSPKFAEELKKTIYDNRTFDPSHYGGRWNQIHDHGTSHLSIIDNEQNAVSMTTTVNGYFGAQILSSSTGIILNNEMDDFSIPGNDSTVPPPAPPNFIRPGKRPLSSMTPTIVLKDEQLKAVVGASGGGMIIAATAQVLLNHFARGLDPLSSVMAPRVYHQLLPNVVQYENWTTVTGDHFEVPSQIRKALHKKGHVLDPLSGGSICQFIVQQIEALKNNGGTREIVAVSDPRKGGFPAGF; encoded by the exons ATGGTGGTAACCATGCAAT ATccgctgctgctgctgctgctggttACCATAATTCTTTGGTTGCCTCCTACTTCAAGCCTTGATGCTACCAACAgttcaaccaaaaaaaggcGAGAGGTAATTTCAGGACGCCATGCTGCTGTTGCCACGGATGATGGACGATGTTCCAGAATTGGGATGCATGTTCTTCGCGAAGGAGGTCATGCCGTTGATGCATCAGTGGCTGCTGCTCTTTGCTTAGGGGTTGTGAGTCCAGCATCAAGTGGCATAGGGGGAGGAGCCTTCATGCTTATCAGGCTAGCCAGGGGGGAGGCACAAGCCTTTGATATGAGAGAAACTGCTCCCTTGCTAGCTTCTGAG AACATGTATTCTTCCAACACTACGCTGAAAGGTAAAGGGGCTCTCTCCATAGCAATTCCAGGGGAACTTGCAGGCCTTCATAAAGCTTGGAAACAATATGGAAGGCTTCCATGGAAAAGGCTTGTAAGTCCAGCTGAGCGTCTCGCTCGTTTGGGATTTAAGATTTCACCATACCTCAACATGCAGATGCATAGAACAGAATCAGGAATCTTGGCAGATGAAGGACTTCGTCATGTATTTACATTAAACGGGAGTCTCTTGAAGACAGGTGAGACATGTCGTAACTGGAAACTGGCACAGACACTCAGAGACATCTCGAATTTCGGTCCCAGAGCCTTCTATAATGGATCTATCGGATCCAAATTGGTTAGAGATATTCACAAGGTCGGAGGAACACTGACAATGAAGGATTTGCAAAATTATAGAGTTAAACTGAGAAAGCCTATATCTACTGACACTCATGGGTTTAAAATACTGGCTATGCCTCCTCCTTCCGGAGGTCCTCCAATGATACTT ATGCTAAACATTCTTTCTCAATATGGAAATGTTTCTGGAGTTTCTGATCCTCTTTGGGTCCATCGAGAAATCGAGTCCTTGAAACATGTATTCGCAGTGAGGATGAATCTTGGTGATCCTGAGTTTGTTAATGTGACTAATGTTCTAGCTGATATGCTTTCTCCTAAGTTTGCTGAGGAGTTAAAGAAGACCATATATGACAACCGGACTTTTGACCCAAGCCATTATGGAGGCAG GTGGAACCAGATCCATGATCATGGAACCAGTCATTTGTCCATCATAGATAACGAGCAAAATGCCGTCTCCATGACTACTACTGTGAATGGATATTTCGGTGCACAAATACTGTCGTCAAGTACAGGAATAATTTTAAACAATGAAATGGATGACTTCTCTATACCTGGAAATGATTCTACAGTTCCACCTCCAGCACCGCCCAATTTCATCAGGCCAGGAAAGAGGCCATTATCATCCATGACACCTACTATAGTCCTGAAG GATGAGCAACTGAAAGCAGTAGTAGGCGCAAGTGGGGGGGGCATGATCATTGCTGCAACTGCACAGGTTCTTTTGAATCATTTTGCAAGGGGATTGGATCCACTCTCTTCGGTCATGGCTCCGAGGGTCTATCATCAG CTATTACCTAATGTGGTTCAGTATGAAAATTGGACAACCGTGACTGGCGATCACTTTGAAGTTCCTTCTCAAATCAGGAAAGCCCTACACAAGAAGGGTCATGTCCTAGATCCCCTTTCTGGTGGATCTATTTGCCAGTTTATAGTTCAACAAATAGAGGCTTTGAAGAACAATGGAGGCACTAGGGAGATCGTGGCAGTTAGTGATCCAAGAAAAGGCGGTTTTCCTGCCGGTTTCTGA
- the LOC117631316 gene encoding glutathione hydrolase 1-like isoform X2, with the protein MVVTMQYPLLLLLLVTIILWLPPTSSLDATNSSTKKRREVISGRHAAVATDDGRCSRIGMHVLREGGHAVDASVAAALCLGVVSPASSGIGGGAFMLIRLARGEAQAFDMRETAPLLASENMYSSNTTLKGKGALSIAIPGELAGLHKAWKQYGRLPWKRLVSPAERLARLGFKISPYLNMQMHRTESGILADEGLRHVFTLNGSLLKTGETCRNWKLAQTLRDISNFGPRAFYNGSIGSKLVRDIHKVGGTLTMKDLQNYRVKLRKPISTDTHGFKILAMPPPSGGPPMILFAEELKKTIYDNRTFDPSHYGGRWNQIHDHGTSHLSIIDNEQNAVSMTTTVNGYFGAQILSSSTGIILNNEMDDFSIPGNDSTVPPPAPPNFIRPGKRPLSSMTPTIVLKDEQLKAVVGASGGGMIIAATAQVLLNHFARGLDPLSSVMAPRVYHQLLPNVVQYENWTTVTGDHFEVPSQIRKALHKKGHVLDPLSGGSICQFIVQQIEALKNNGGTREIVAVSDPRKGGFPAGF; encoded by the exons ATGGTGGTAACCATGCAAT ATccgctgctgctgctgctgctggttACCATAATTCTTTGGTTGCCTCCTACTTCAAGCCTTGATGCTACCAACAgttcaaccaaaaaaaggcGAGAGGTAATTTCAGGACGCCATGCTGCTGTTGCCACGGATGATGGACGATGTTCCAGAATTGGGATGCATGTTCTTCGCGAAGGAGGTCATGCCGTTGATGCATCAGTGGCTGCTGCTCTTTGCTTAGGGGTTGTGAGTCCAGCATCAAGTGGCATAGGGGGAGGAGCCTTCATGCTTATCAGGCTAGCCAGGGGGGAGGCACAAGCCTTTGATATGAGAGAAACTGCTCCCTTGCTAGCTTCTGAG AACATGTATTCTTCCAACACTACGCTGAAAGGTAAAGGGGCTCTCTCCATAGCAATTCCAGGGGAACTTGCAGGCCTTCATAAAGCTTGGAAACAATATGGAAGGCTTCCATGGAAAAGGCTTGTAAGTCCAGCTGAGCGTCTCGCTCGTTTGGGATTTAAGATTTCACCATACCTCAACATGCAGATGCATAGAACAGAATCAGGAATCTTGGCAGATGAAGGACTTCGTCATGTATTTACATTAAACGGGAGTCTCTTGAAGACAGGTGAGACATGTCGTAACTGGAAACTGGCACAGACACTCAGAGACATCTCGAATTTCGGTCCCAGAGCCTTCTATAATGGATCTATCGGATCCAAATTGGTTAGAGATATTCACAAGGTCGGAGGAACACTGACAATGAAGGATTTGCAAAATTATAGAGTTAAACTGAGAAAGCCTATATCTACTGACACTCATGGGTTTAAAATACTGGCTATGCCTCCTCCTTCCGGAGGTCCTCCAATGATACTT TTTGCTGAGGAGTTAAAGAAGACCATATATGACAACCGGACTTTTGACCCAAGCCATTATGGAGGCAG GTGGAACCAGATCCATGATCATGGAACCAGTCATTTGTCCATCATAGATAACGAGCAAAATGCCGTCTCCATGACTACTACTGTGAATGGATATTTCGGTGCACAAATACTGTCGTCAAGTACAGGAATAATTTTAAACAATGAAATGGATGACTTCTCTATACCTGGAAATGATTCTACAGTTCCACCTCCAGCACCGCCCAATTTCATCAGGCCAGGAAAGAGGCCATTATCATCCATGACACCTACTATAGTCCTGAAG GATGAGCAACTGAAAGCAGTAGTAGGCGCAAGTGGGGGGGGCATGATCATTGCTGCAACTGCACAGGTTCTTTTGAATCATTTTGCAAGGGGATTGGATCCACTCTCTTCGGTCATGGCTCCGAGGGTCTATCATCAG CTATTACCTAATGTGGTTCAGTATGAAAATTGGACAACCGTGACTGGCGATCACTTTGAAGTTCCTTCTCAAATCAGGAAAGCCCTACACAAGAAGGGTCATGTCCTAGATCCCCTTTCTGGTGGATCTATTTGCCAGTTTATAGTTCAACAAATAGAGGCTTTGAAGAACAATGGAGGCACTAGGGAGATCGTGGCAGTTAGTGATCCAAGAAAAGGCGGTTTTCCTGCCGGTTTCTGA
- the LOC117631316 gene encoding putative inactive glutathione hydrolase 4 isoform X3 yields the protein MLNILSQYGNVSGVSDPLWVHREIESLKHVFAVRMNLGDPEFVNVTNVLADMLSPKFAEELKKTIYDNRTFDPSHYGGRWNQIHDHGTSHLSIIDNEQNAVSMTTTVNGYFGAQILSSSTGIILNNEMDDFSIPGNDSTVPPPAPPNFIRPGKRPLSSMTPTIVLKDEQLKAVVGASGGGMIIAATAQVLLNHFARGLDPLSSVMAPRVYHQLLPNVVQYENWTTVTGDHFEVPSQIRKALHKKGHVLDPLSGGSICQFIVQQIEALKNNGGTREIVAVSDPRKGGFPAGF from the exons ATGCTAAACATTCTTTCTCAATATGGAAATGTTTCTGGAGTTTCTGATCCTCTTTGGGTCCATCGAGAAATCGAGTCCTTGAAACATGTATTCGCAGTGAGGATGAATCTTGGTGATCCTGAGTTTGTTAATGTGACTAATGTTCTAGCTGATATGCTTTCTCCTAAGTTTGCTGAGGAGTTAAAGAAGACCATATATGACAACCGGACTTTTGACCCAAGCCATTATGGAGGCAG GTGGAACCAGATCCATGATCATGGAACCAGTCATTTGTCCATCATAGATAACGAGCAAAATGCCGTCTCCATGACTACTACTGTGAATGGATATTTCGGTGCACAAATACTGTCGTCAAGTACAGGAATAATTTTAAACAATGAAATGGATGACTTCTCTATACCTGGAAATGATTCTACAGTTCCACCTCCAGCACCGCCCAATTTCATCAGGCCAGGAAAGAGGCCATTATCATCCATGACACCTACTATAGTCCTGAAG GATGAGCAACTGAAAGCAGTAGTAGGCGCAAGTGGGGGGGGCATGATCATTGCTGCAACTGCACAGGTTCTTTTGAATCATTTTGCAAGGGGATTGGATCCACTCTCTTCGGTCATGGCTCCGAGGGTCTATCATCAG CTATTACCTAATGTGGTTCAGTATGAAAATTGGACAACCGTGACTGGCGATCACTTTGAAGTTCCTTCTCAAATCAGGAAAGCCCTACACAAGAAGGGTCATGTCCTAGATCCCCTTTCTGGTGGATCTATTTGCCAGTTTATAGTTCAACAAATAGAGGCTTTGAAGAACAATGGAGGCACTAGGGAGATCGTGGCAGTTAGTGATCCAAGAAAAGGCGGTTTTCCTGCCGGTTTCTGA